In one window of Syngnathus scovelli strain Florida chromosome 22, RoL_Ssco_1.2, whole genome shotgun sequence DNA:
- the tafa5a gene encoding chemokine-like protein TAFA-5a isoform X2 — protein MQLLRVAWALTGAAICCFLILLIHSRLLKEGQLAAGTCEIVTLDRDSSQPRRTIARQTARCACKKGQIAGTTRARPACVDAAIVRKKQWCEMVPCLDDEGCDLLVNKSGWTCTQPGGRVKTTTAL, from the exons ATGCAGCTGCTCCGAGTTGCGTGGGCACTCACCGGAGCGGCGATctgctgcttcctcatcctcctcatccACTCTCGTCTGCTCAAAGAAG GCCAGCTGGCGGCGGGGACATGTGAAATTGTGACGCTGGACAGGGACAGCAGCCAACCGCGGCGGACCATCGCCAGGCAGACGGCCCGCTGTGCCTGCAAGAAGGGCCAGATCGCGGGAACCACGAGAGCCAGACCCGCCTGCGTGGATG CCGCCATTGTTCGGAAAAAGCAGTGGTGCGAGATGGTGCCGTGTTTGGACGACGAAGGCTGCGACCTGTTAGTCAATAAATCCGGCTGGACTTGTACGCAGCCCGGAGGCCGAGTCAAGACAACTACG